The Sphingosinicellaceae bacterium genome includes the window CGAGCTGGGGCTCCGCCTCGATCCAGGCGCGCTCCTCCGTGGTGACGCGGGGGTGGTCGGCGGGCTTGCGGTAAAGCTTCCACCAGACGACCAGCCAGACGAGGTTGAACGACCCGGTGATGATGAACGCCCAGCGCCAGTCGAGCAGCAAGCCAGCGACGAGAAACGAGATCAGTAGCGGCGTGACGATGGCACCGACGTTGGCGCCGGCGTTGAAGACGCCGATGGCGAGCGCGCGCTCCTGCTTCGGGAACCACTGCGAGACCGCTGCCAGCGCCGACGGGTAGGTGCCCGCCTCGCCCAGCGCCAGCGGGATGCGGGCGATTGCAAAGCCGGTGGTGCTGGTCACGAGCACCTGCGCGAAATGCCCGAGCGTCCAGCTGGCGACCGCGATCATATAACCGAGCCGTGGCCCGATGCGGTCGATCAGCCAGCCGAAGCCAAGGAAACCGAGGCCGTAGCAGACCTGGAAATAGCCGGTGATGTCGCCGTAGCCGCCGTTGGTCCAGCCGTAGAGGCCCGACAACTGCGGCTTGAGCACGCCGAGGACCAGCCGGTCGATGTACGACAGCACGACCGCTGCAAACAGCAGCCCGCAGATCACCCAGCGGATTCGCCCCCGCGGCTTGACCGCCATCGTGGCGGCGGTGGCAGCCGCGTCGGCAGCAGTCGCGGGCGTCGTCACGTTGCTACCAGCTCCACAGGGTACCATCCTCGAGCCGGTTCACGGGCAGGAAGGCGCGGTTGTACGCGTACGTCGCGGCAAGCGCCTCGTCGATGTCGACACCGAGGCCGGGTGCCTCGCCGGGGTGCATCGCCCCATCGGCGAAGCTGTAGGCGTGCGGGAACACCGCGTCGGTCTCGGGGGTATGGCGCATGTATTCCTGGACGCCGAAGTTGGGCACCGACAG containing:
- a CDS encoding MFS transporter; protein product: MAVKPRGRIRWVICGLLFAAVVLSYIDRLVLGVLKPQLSGLYGWTNGGYGDITGYFQVCYGLGFLGFGWLIDRIGPRLGYMIAVASWTLGHFAQVLVTSTTGFAIARIPLALGEAGTYPSALAAVSQWFPKQERALAIGVFNAGANVGAIVTPLLISFLVAGLLLDWRWAFIITGSFNLVWLVVWWKLYRKPADHPRVTTEERAWIEAEPQLDVGRASFRRVLGHRQTWAYMAGRFLIDPVWWTFLFWLPDFFNKQYGYDLKNFGPPLVAIYILADVGAIVGGWYSSHLIGRGVDTGRARKRAMFFCALFALPVMFAVQADNIWIAVVFIGLACAAHQGFSTNLFAIPGDLFPRYAQGTLIGLGGFAGAAGGFIASKSLGALLDRVGSYEPFFIACGMAYLLALLVTHLLNPRYAPAILSPT